One stretch of Clostridia bacterium DNA includes these proteins:
- a CDS encoding gamma carbonic anhydrase family protein codes for MGAGTYVSPLAQVIGDVRFGERCYVGHGAILRGDYGTIIIGSGTAVEEGVVIHAPPQGTCLIGEKVTLGHAAVLHGEFVGDLAVVGIGAVLGLRCRVGKRAILAEGTVVKSRQEIPPGVVAAGNPARVVRPVKPEDEEFWAWAKQLYIDLAAKYLALGMEPVTLEEAMEPGRGSAP; via the coding sequence GTGGGCGCCGGCACTTATGTGAGCCCCCTGGCCCAGGTGATCGGCGACGTGCGCTTCGGCGAGCGCTGCTACGTGGGCCACGGGGCCATTCTGCGCGGCGACTACGGCACCATAATCATCGGTTCGGGCACGGCGGTAGAAGAGGGAGTGGTCATTCACGCCCCGCCGCAGGGCACCTGCCTGATCGGGGAGAAGGTCACCCTGGGGCACGCGGCGGTGCTCCACGGGGAGTTTGTCGGCGACCTGGCGGTGGTGGGCATCGGCGCGGTGCTGGGCCTGCGCTGCCGGGTGGGGAAGAGGGCCATATTGGCCGAGGGTACGGTGGTGAAGAGCCGCCAGGAAATACCGCCCGGCGTGGTGGCGGCAGGCAACCCGGCTCGGGTGGTGCGCCCGGTCAAGCCGGAAGACGAGGAGTTCTGGGCCTGGGCCAAGCAATTGTACATCGATCTGGCCGCCAAGTACCTGGCCCTGGGAATGGAGCCCGTAACCCTCGAGGAGGCCATGGAGCCGGGCCGCGGCAGCGCGCCGTAG
- a CDS encoding NADH-quinone oxidoreductase subunit A, whose protein sequence is MQQQFAAVGIFFLAGLFVSALALAVARAVRPKRPTPVKLSTYECGLPTQGPTWVQFKVGYFLYALLFLIFDVETVFLYPWAVKFRALGLFAFVEMLVFVGILLLGWWYAWKEGALKWE, encoded by the coding sequence ATGCAGCAACAGTTTGCGGCGGTAGGCATCTTTTTCCTGGCCGGGTTATTTGTAAGTGCGTTGGCCCTGGCAGTGGCCAGGGCGGTGCGGCCCAAGCGGCCAACCCCCGTAAAGCTTTCCACCTACGAATGCGGCCTGCCTACTCAGGGACCCACCTGGGTTCAGTTTAAAGTGGGCTACTTCCTCTACGCTTTATTATTCCTCATTTTTGACGTAGAAACCGTCTTTTTATATCCCTGGGCAGTTAAGTTCAGGGCGCTGGGACTTTTTGCCTTTGTGGAGATGCTGGTGTTTGTTGGCATCCTTCTCTTGGGCTGGTGGTACGCCTGGAAGGAGGGAGCC
- a CDS encoding formate dehydrogenase accessory protein FdhE yields MESSFEAFASEDLLGFYRELLGTASPPTPVALVPPSREELEAWHAGVPLLRLPVVRVDGRAFSDLALKVAEICAAHFPGVVAEADLENTLRELVARPDEGEGLLADLISGEVPSRLGPDLNPGARQALGLVLGHALKLAVRGLWEQASGWLDATRWRRGFCPMCGGPPSMGLVDAGGGYHLYCGLCEARWPLDGGCPFCGEEAWEPVPESGDRGCILYSCRRCQGYLKTVDARQAGADVDLFWEDLKTLDLDLAAWRRGLVSGAILAGLKAREGGGEKTGSGERP; encoded by the coding sequence GTGGAATCCTCGTTCGAGGCCTTCGCCTCCGAGGACCTGTTGGGATTTTACCGGGAGCTTCTGGGCACGGCGTCACCTCCCACCCCGGTGGCGCTCGTGCCCCCTTCCCGGGAAGAACTCGAAGCCTGGCACGCCGGGGTGCCCCTGCTGCGGCTGCCGGTGGTGCGGGTAGACGGGCGGGCCTTCAGCGATTTGGCGTTGAAGGTGGCAGAGATCTGTGCCGCCCATTTTCCGGGCGTGGTGGCGGAGGCGGATCTCGAGAATACTCTCCGGGAACTGGTGGCCCGGCCTGATGAGGGTGAAGGCCTGCTAGCCGATTTGATATCCGGCGAGGTCCCTTCCCGCTTGGGGCCGGACCTTAATCCCGGAGCCCGCCAGGCACTGGGTCTGGTTCTGGGACATGCGTTGAAGCTGGCCGTGCGCGGGCTCTGGGAGCAGGCGTCCGGATGGCTTGACGCTACGCGCTGGCGGCGCGGCTTCTGCCCGATGTGCGGCGGCCCCCCCAGCATGGGGCTGGTGGATGCCGGGGGCGGCTATCACCTTTACTGCGGCCTCTGCGAGGCCCGGTGGCCCTTAGACGGTGGCTGCCCCTTCTGCGGGGAGGAGGCCTGGGAACCGGTGCCGGAGAGCGGCGACCGAGGATGCATCCTGTACTCTTGCCGGCGTTGCCAGGGATACCTCAAGACCGTAGACGCGCGGCAGGCCGGTGCCGACGTAGACCTCTTCTGGGAAGATCTAAAGACCCTGGATCTGGACCTCGCCGCCTGGCGCCGGGGCCTGGTCAGCGGCGCCATTTTGGCCGGGCTCAAGGCGCGCGAGGGCGGTGGCGAGAAAACAGGATCCGGGGAGCGGCCTTAG
- a CDS encoding zinc ribbon domain-containing protein: MPTYDYRCRSCGARWEVSLRHASDRPSACPTCGGEDVERLFSAPYVLRSGSRPSGRTCCGREERCAEPPCGAAGTCRRG; this comes from the coding sequence ATGCCTACGTATGACTATCGCTGCCGCTCCTGTGGGGCAAGATGGGAGGTATCGCTCCGGCACGCGAGCGATAGGCCCTCGGCCTGCCCCACCTGCGGCGGAGAGGACGTGGAAAGGCTGTTTTCCGCCCCGTACGTGCTGAGAAGTGGCAGCCGGCCTTCCGGCCGGACCTGCTGCGGCCGAGAGGAGCGGTGCGCCGAACCGCCCTGCGGCGCCGCAGGCACCTGCCGCCGGGGCTAA
- the hybB gene encoding Ni/Fe-hydrogenase cytochrome b subunit → MLGLSSPTVSWKSLTLAWGEGVEFEFLNQRWRFRLTPYRWVMAAVVIVAALVMLYRLCVGLGPTTNLNDQWPWGWWIAFDVLSGVALAAGGYTTALIVYVLNRRHFKPVARAALITSMLGYIIVVVGLFMEIGRWYNFWRPFLIYPGGWHSILFEVFWCVSCYTVVQVLEFGHIFFEKVRYPWLARLFNRVLPALFIIGVALPTMHQSGLGALYIAMIDRLNPLWWSLLLPVFFWLSSFFVGPAMCVVEGALSGKAYGRSLETPVLGNLVRVSMVAMIVYLALKVVDLSYRGHLADLFSGTTASYLCLLELVGGVLVPLVLYALPRVRTSSRGLLTASGLVVGGVLLNRFNVVFTGMAQALDGWYFPAWTELVVTAGLVCLAVLIYCFIVENFAIFAGHSRRAAEAGRAAATPVSRPASAALIEQPRAAS, encoded by the coding sequence ATGCTGGGCTTGTCAAGTCCTACCGTAAGCTGGAAGAGCCTGACGCTCGCCTGGGGCGAGGGGGTAGAGTTTGAGTTTCTGAACCAGAGGTGGCGTTTTCGGCTCACGCCGTACAGGTGGGTTATGGCCGCAGTGGTGATAGTGGCGGCCCTGGTGATGCTCTACCGCCTGTGCGTCGGTCTGGGGCCTACCACCAACCTTAACGACCAGTGGCCGTGGGGGTGGTGGATAGCCTTCGACGTGCTGAGCGGCGTGGCGCTGGCCGCGGGGGGTTACACCACCGCCCTGATCGTGTACGTCCTTAACCGGAGGCACTTTAAGCCGGTAGCCCGGGCCGCCCTCATTACGTCCATGCTGGGTTACATCATCGTAGTGGTGGGCCTGTTCATGGAGATCGGGCGCTGGTACAATTTCTGGCGGCCCTTCCTGATCTATCCCGGCGGCTGGCACTCCATCCTGTTTGAGGTATTCTGGTGCGTTTCCTGCTACACCGTGGTGCAGGTACTGGAGTTCGGCCACATATTCTTCGAGAAGGTGCGCTACCCCTGGCTGGCGCGTCTGTTCAACCGCGTGCTGCCCGCCCTGTTCATCATCGGCGTGGCCCTGCCCACCATGCACCAGTCCGGCCTGGGCGCGCTGTACATTGCCATGATCGACCGTCTGAATCCGCTCTGGTGGTCGCTCCTGCTGCCCGTATTTTTCTGGCTCTCCTCCTTCTTCGTGGGGCCTGCGATGTGCGTGGTGGAAGGGGCGCTATCGGGCAAAGCCTACGGGCGGAGCCTGGAGACTCCCGTGCTGGGCAACCTGGTGCGCGTCAGCATGGTGGCCATGATCGTATATCTGGCACTCAAGGTCGTGGACCTTTCCTACCGGGGTCACCTGGCCGACCTCTTCTCGGGAACCACGGCCAGCTACCTGTGCCTGCTGGAACTGGTGGGCGGCGTGCTGGTGCCCCTGGTGCTTTACGCTCTGCCCCGGGTGAGAACCAGCTCCCGGGGCCTGCTGACGGCCTCGGGCCTGGTGGTGGGCGGGGTGCTGCTCAACCGCTTCAACGTGGTGTTTACCGGCATGGCTCAGGCTCTCGACGGCTGGTACTTCCCCGCCTGGACAGAGCTGGTCGTAACCGCCGGCCTGGTCTGCCTGGCGGTCCTGATCTACTGCTTCATAGTGGAGAACTTCGCCATCTTCGCCGGGCACTCCCGCAGAGCGGCGGAGGCCGGACGGGCGGCCGCCACCCCGGTGTCCCGGCCGGCTTCTGCCGCCCTCATAGAGCAGCCTCGGGCCGCGAGTTAG
- a CDS encoding CoA-binding protein: MEELVREFLSQKRFAIVGASDRPEKYGNQIVRNLKERGYEVYPVNPRLPEVEGLTCYPDLPSIPVKVDVVDVVVPPEVTEQVVRQAAELGIERIWLQPGAESEAAIRFCEEQGLKVVHSLCVMRV, encoded by the coding sequence ATGGAAGAGCTGGTCAGGGAGTTCCTCAGCCAGAAGCGGTTCGCGATAGTGGGGGCCAGCGACCGGCCGGAGAAGTACGGCAATCAGATCGTGCGTAATCTCAAGGAGCGGGGCTACGAGGTGTACCCGGTGAACCCGCGGCTGCCGGAAGTGGAAGGGCTGACCTGCTACCCCGATCTGCCGTCCATCCCGGTGAAGGTGGACGTGGTGGACGTGGTGGTGCCGCCGGAGGTGACCGAGCAGGTGGTCCGCCAGGCGGCGGAGCTGGGTATCGAACGGATCTGGCTTCAGCCCGGGGCGGAGAGCGAGGCCGCCATCAGATTCTGCGAAGAGCAGGGGCTTAAAGTGGTGCACAGCCTGTGCGTGATGCGGGTATGA
- a CDS encoding DUF5320 domain-containing protein → MPRGDRTGPWGLGPRTGRGMGFCAGFPVPGFMNPGWFGWGGRPGGWWGGGRGWRHRFWATGVPGWAWWGALPLAAYGLWRAWPSFFGPGAPEGSEKQAEREFLKEQAAFLEKQLEEMKKRLAELEGED, encoded by the coding sequence ATGCCGCGTGGAGATCGTACCGGTCCCTGGGGGCTGGGCCCTCGTACGGGAAGGGGCATGGGCTTCTGCGCCGGGTTCCCGGTGCCCGGCTTTATGAACCCCGGCTGGTTCGGATGGGGCGGCAGGCCGGGAGGCTGGTGGGGAGGCGGACGCGGCTGGCGTCACCGCTTCTGGGCCACCGGGGTGCCGGGCTGGGCCTGGTGGGGCGCGTTGCCGCTGGCAGCCTACGGCCTCTGGCGGGCCTGGCCCTCTTTTTTCGGTCCCGGCGCCCCTGAGGGCTCGGAGAAGCAGGCCGAAAGGGAGTTCCTCAAGGAGCAGGCTGCCTTCCTGGAGAAGCAGCTCGAGGAAATGAAGAAGCGGCTGGCCGAGCTCGAGGGGGAAGACTGA
- a CDS encoding iron-sulfur cluster assembly scaffold protein encodes MAVEFDSSDQAVAEAAGQPYSPTVIDHATRPRNLGSLANADGMGCITGPCGDTMKIWLRVEGERIVQATFWTDGCGTTLAAGSMVTELARGKSIRAALEIGQQEVLQALGGLPEESRHCALLAANTLKEAVRDYLALKAEPWKKAYRR; translated from the coding sequence TTGGCCGTAGAGTTCGATTCCTCGGATCAGGCTGTCGCCGAAGCCGCCGGGCAGCCCTACAGCCCGACGGTCATCGATCACGCCACCCGTCCCCGCAACCTGGGGAGCCTGGCCAACGCCGACGGCATGGGCTGCATCACCGGCCCCTGCGGCGACACCATGAAGATCTGGCTGCGGGTGGAAGGTGAGCGCATCGTGCAGGCCACCTTCTGGACCGACGGCTGCGGTACCACCCTTGCCGCCGGAAGCATGGTCACGGAACTGGCCAGGGGGAAGAGCATCAGGGCGGCACTGGAAATCGGGCAGCAGGAAGTGCTGCAGGCGCTGGGAGGACTTCCGGAAGAAAGCCGCCACTGCGCGCTCCTGGCCGCCAATACCCTCAAAGAGGCCGTCCGGGACTACCTGGCCCTGAAGGCCGAGCCGTGGAAGAAAGCCTACCGCCGCTGA
- a CDS encoding NifB/NifX family molybdenum-iron cluster-binding protein → MRIAVTATAPDLKAAVDPRFGRCQFLVLVDTETGQWTALENANVGAMSGAGIATAEALAREGVRAVLTGNCGPKAYQTLEAAGVQVITGVAGTVEEAVEAYRSGKLRPGSAPTVPPHFGGGGGFGGRGGGGFGRGGGFGGGGGGFGRGGGGFGRGGGGGRGRGGFMGS, encoded by the coding sequence ATGCGAATAGCGGTGACGGCTACAGCGCCCGATCTAAAGGCGGCGGTAGACCCCCGCTTCGGGCGCTGTCAGTTTCTGGTGCTGGTCGACACGGAAACCGGGCAGTGGACGGCCCTGGAGAACGCGAATGTGGGAGCCATGAGCGGGGCCGGGATTGCCACGGCCGAGGCCCTGGCCCGAGAAGGGGTGAGGGCCGTGCTCACGGGCAACTGCGGCCCCAAGGCCTACCAGACGCTGGAGGCAGCGGGAGTACAGGTCATTACGGGAGTTGCGGGCACCGTGGAGGAGGCGGTAGAAGCCTACCGCTCGGGTAAGCTGCGGCCCGGTTCCGCGCCTACGGTTCCGCCGCACTTCGGTGGCGGCGGCGGCTTTGGCGGTAGGGGTGGCGGAGGATTTGGTCGCGGTGGTGGTTTCGGTGGTGGTGGTGGTGGCTTCGGCCGTGGTGGCGGTGGCTTTGGCCGCGGCGGAGGCGGCGGCCGGGGTCGCGGCGGCTTTATGGGATCATAG